In the genome of Candidatus Kapaibacterium sp., the window AAAGTAGTCGAAGGCAAATACGACATAGGGATTGCAACTGATGGTGATGCCGACAGACTTGGGCTCGTTGACCATGAAGGCAGCTTCGTTGATTCGCACCGTATTTTTATGATTATGTTGAAATATCTGTACGAGCACAAAAAGAAACGCGGTGCAGTTGCCAAAACGGTCTCGCTGACCACAATGGTAAATATGTATTGCGAGAAGAATAACATTAAATTGCACGAAACTCCCGTCGGATTCAAACATATTGCAAAATTGATGAATGAGGAAAAAATCCTCATCGGTGGCGAAGAATCCGGTGGTTTGAGCTCAATTCTCCATATTCCGGAGCGTGATGGCTTGTTCAACGCGCTTTTGGTTCTGGAAATTATGGCAAAGCGAAAAATGTCCTTGAAAGCATTATGCGATGAACTTGACCAAGAATTTGGCATTCACAGATTTTCTCGCAGAGATGTTTACGTTACCGAAGAAGTGAAAACTGCCATTTTGAATGCGGCGAACAAAAAGCCCAAGAAATTGGGAAGATTCGAGGTTTTGAATATTCATGATACAGACGGTTACAAATTTTTTGTGGATGGTGGATGGCTTTTAATCCGTGCATCAGGCACTGAACCTTTGATTCGATTTTACGCAGAAGCAAATACTGTGACCAAGGTCAACCAACTCTTGGATGCAGGATTGAAGTTGAAGTGAGTGGATAGCTATTGTCCTGAAGAAAACAAAGAAACCTCACCCCGACCCTCTCCGAAGGAGATAAAGAAAGAAAATAATGCCTTGTCCTGAAATACGTTTACAAACATTGCCCATGAATTTATTCGTGGGAGATAGAGGTCAATGCAGATATGATTGTCTCGTATAATATCATACTATTCTAAACGTATTGAATTTAAAATATATGGAGATTGCAAATGAAAAATGAGTTTAACGTTATAATAGAACGAGACGCAGAAGGTTATTATGTTGCTGATGTTCCTGCTTTGCGGGGATGCCATACTCAAGCAAAATCTTTAGACGAATTGATGGTTAGAATTAAAGAGGTTATCGAATTATGCCTCGAAGCTGAACAAGACTTTGTGCAAAACGAATTTATCGGGTTTCAAAAAGTGTTTGTTTAATGAGTAATTTGAAAAGCTACACAGGTAAGGAGCTATTGACCATACATGAGAGTTTAGGGTTTAAGCTTGACCGCACCAAAGGAAGTCATCATTTTCTAAAGCATCCCGATGGACGGGTTACTGTTATACCAATTCATAGCGGTGAAACAATTGGCATTGGATTATTTATGAAAATCCTAAAAGATATTGAAATTTCAAAAGAAGAGTTTATGAAATTGAAGTAGAAAGGGACCTCAAACATAGCCCATGAATTTATTCGTGGGTGAATGACTTTTTCATTTTGACTCCGGATTGATTTATTTTTCACATCAATTAAATCAACGAGTACAGTAATTCGAAAAAAAACTATGATTTCCAAGAAAAAAAAACAGGGCAACGATACAATCATTGTGTATCATTGCCCTGAGAGACTATGTATAGGAACTGTTAATTATCAGGATAGCTCAAAGTTGTGTTTTGGTTCAAATATAATTGATAGCCCTGACCTGGCATCAAATTGCCAATCGTATTTATGCCAAATATTGGAAAGTAAACTTGCCCAAAATTGTCTTTAGCAATAATCAAATTGTCATTGATATTAAGTGTAGAAAAGGCTGCTTCAATATCCATTGAGCTATCACGTAGATATGAAATCATATTCCAGCCCGCAACTAAATTTATCGGACTACTTTGTGGCAAGATTTTGAATCCTGAAATCTCCAAAGTTTTTGCTTCGGACATGTATATTTGATAGCCTTCTAAGGCATTCCAAAATCCAATATCATTTATACCAAATGATGGGAAAAATATTTGTCCGAGATTATTCTTCAAAATAACAACAAAATTTTCTATTATTGCAAAGATATCTTCTAATTCGGCTTCTGTCGGTTCGACATATGAAGAAATCATATTCCAACCTTGATTTAATGATAAATTGTGTTTTACAGGATTGACATTGAAAGTTATTGTATCCGAATTATTCAGAGTGTCAGGTTCATTTTGCTCTGCGAAAGCTGATACGATTCGTGTATGTTCACCTACTCCCATCAATTTCCCTTTACTTACGAAAATTACCGAATCACCGGGTTGTAATTCAGAAACCAGACCTATAAATGCGCCATCAGTTACGTCTGCAATGCCGTTAGAAATAGAAGCTTCCTTCATTTGAAGATTAGAAACTGAATCTCGGATTACCACATCAAGTGCAGTAATTATACCAATATTTTTAACTTTTGTATATAATTCGACTATACCATATTCATCAACACCGGACATAACACTATCAATAATCACTTCAATATCTACAAATGGAATGATAGGGTTTATATAGCTTAAATGAGAAAAGGAGGATGTGCCGTTTTCACCATGTACAATCACAGTAGGGAAATCATATGAACTTATTAAAGCAGCATAAAGGGGGTTTTTGAAAGTTGTGTCAATGAAAGCATAACCATCTTCATCTGTTTCGAAATTGAGAATTTCAACCGGTATTAATCCTTGAGTTGTATGTTTCAGACTATCCGGAGGTGCGGTGGTAAGATAAATTTCCGACTTGTATAATTTGAATGCTGCTCCGTTAAAATGCCCTTTTATTACAATAGAATCACCTTCTGCATAAGCTTGCTCCACATCAATTGTATTCTGAAGTTGATTACTTCCTGAATCAAGGTCCATATAATCATTATATTTACCGTCATTGAAATAGCTTACTAAGTCATCAAGTTCAATTCCTCCTAATTCATTATTCTTGAACACATTAAAATACGAATATGCTCTTAAGGATTGCCCTCTGACCGATATTCCATTTTGGCAGTAAAAAATTTTATTAGCCAATTCTGTAGAATTTTGACTACCTACAAACACATCTTGACAATCATTCATTCTAATGCCATCTTTAACAATTTTCAATTGGTTTAGATTTGAATCAGGACCAATCGTATTTCTATTAATTTCGATAATGTCTGATGAGTCAATATGGATTCCATGATTTTTAATGGCAAAAATTGAATTGCTATCTATGTATATATACTCTGCTCTTAACATATTAATTCCGGAACCATCAGAGTTCGAAATCATATTACCTCGACCGGTACCCCCAATAAATATTTGTCCGGAATTTAAAACAGCAATTCCATCTCCGTCAATTTTATTATGCTGAGTCAAAGAAGAATCTCCAATCATATTACTGAAAATTCTCACTTTCAAAGTTGTATCAGCATTATACACAGGGTTTTGAATACCTATTGTTATTCCATTTTGGTTAGTACCAAATATTTGATTGTCTTCAATGAGTACAGAATCTGCTGCAAAAACACTAATTCCGGAGCCACCAATTCGAGATGAATCCCCTAAATCTATTCGAGGACCAATTGAATTGCCGCGTATCAATACAAAATTTGGTCTATGAAAAATCGGCGGAATGCCTTCAAAATTAAATTCAATTCTAACAACTTCAATACCATTTTTCTGGCAAGCTACCACTAAATTAGAATCAATTTTTACATTTTTCGCAGCATATGTGACTAAGATACCTGAACCGCCATTTTGAAATACGGCTGTAGGGAAAATCGAATTCGTGCCAATTATGTTCCTCACAATTCTAATATTATTTGTAGTTGAACCTGTAATGAAAATTCCATCGGATTTATTTCCGGCAATATAGTTGAAATCAATTCCATCGGGGTCGCCAAATATAATGTCTTGACCTGCAAGAAAAGCACCCCTGTTATTTGGAACAGCAAGAGTGAGACCTGAATCTAAGCCGATAATATTGCCCTTAATCTCCGTGATATTATTGGCGCCTGATGAAAATGCTATTCCATTGCCATTATTACCTGAAATTATATTGTTTTTAATAGTATTATGCGAACCTGACATTTGGATTCCGTGTGCATTGGGAAGTGCATTTTTTGTTGATTTGTCAGTGCCGATTATATTGTTTTCAACAGTAATATTTGAGCAGTTTGCCGTAGAAATGTGAACACCGTAAGAAAGGTTTCCGGAAATATGATTGTTCCTGATGGTATCACCTTTTGTACCATTTAGTAAAATCCCACTCATTTTGTTAGGTATGCTATCCTGTCCAAAAATTTCAAGTCCAATCATATTGTTCTCAATTATATTACTACAGTCATTCCCCTTGCAGTAAATTTGGATTCCATGCCAATCATTTCCACTAATTGTATTATTCTGAATGATATTTCTATAGCTACTATCTATATTAATTCCGGAACGTGAGTTCGCAAACTTTTGACTACCGGCATCCACTCCAATTCCACAATATTGGATAACATTATCATTACTGTTTAATAAAGAGACTCCATACCCTCCGGTACCGGTAGCCCCACTAAATACATTAGAAAAATAACCCGTTGATGAAGAACCAATTGTATTTCTATGTGCGTTATTCAAATTAAGCCCGGCACCATTGTTATCCCTGCTTGTGACATTTTCAATAATTCCATCACTGCCTTGCCAATGGATTCCCGCACCATTAAAACCCTGAACCTTGATATCACGCAATTCTGAACCATCCTTTGTTATCCATAAGCCATAAGTAGCAAACCCGATGCGTTCTAATGTCAGCCCGCTACCTTCGATTTTGATTGGTACATTAATTACTGGCAAAGGTGCAACAACTTGAATTGTTGCGTTATTATCTAAAAATTTTATAACAGCTGCCACACCATTTTTGTTTGCATTTTGAATTGCAGAGCGTAATGTTGGCGGGGCATATATACCATCATCTATATCGAAATCAGATTCATCTCCATAATCTGAAACCAAGAAATTCTGGCTATGTAGGTTTTGGAATGATAACAAAGCAATTATTATTATTCCGAAAATTAGGATTTTTTGCATTTGTACCTCGTGTTTAATGATATACAAATATAAAAAAATTATTTGTATTTACATAATGAATAAATATTCATAATATTGAAAAATAAGAAAATATATTTTTATACTCCTTATCTATTTAAAATTGAAAGCTAACTTAAAAGCTTGTTGGGGATATAAAAAATCGATAACAACTTGCATACTTTGTTATACAAGCTATTACCGACTATTGTTAATCCTTATTT includes:
- a CDS encoding type II toxin-antitoxin system HicA family toxin; protein product: MSNLKSYTGKELLTIHESLGFKLDRTKGSHHFLKHPDGRVTVIPIHSGETIGIGLFMKILKDIEISKEEFMKLK
- a CDS encoding type II toxin-antitoxin system HicB family antitoxin, with translation MKNEFNVIIERDAEGYYVADVPALRGCHTQAKSLDELMVRIKEVIELCLEAEQDFVQNEFIGFQKVFV
- a CDS encoding right-handed parallel beta-helix repeat-containing protein, translating into MQKILIFGIIIIALLSFQNLHSQNFLVSDYGDESDFDIDDGIYAPPTLRSAIQNANKNGVAAVIKFLDNNATIQVVAPLPVINVPIKIEGSGLTLERIGFATYGLWITKDGSELRDIKVQGFNGAGIHWQGSDGIIENVTSRDNNGAGLNLNNAHRNTIGSSSTGYFSNVFSGATGTGGYGVSLLNSNDNVIQYCGIGVDAGSQKFANSRSGINIDSSYRNIIQNNTISGNDWHGIQIYCKGNDCSNIIENNMIGLEIFGQDSIPNKMSGILLNGTKGDTIRNNHISGNLSYGVHISTANCSNITVENNIIGTDKSTKNALPNAHGIQMSGSHNTIKNNIISGNNGNGIAFSSGANNITEIKGNIIGLDSGLTLAVPNNRGAFLAGQDIIFGDPDGIDFNYIAGNKSDGIFITGSTTNNIRIVRNIIGTNSIFPTAVFQNGGSGILVTYAAKNVKIDSNLVVACQKNGIEVVRIEFNFEGIPPIFHRPNFVLIRGNSIGPRIDLGDSSRIGGSGISVFAADSVLIEDNQIFGTNQNGITIGIQNPVYNADTTLKVRIFSNMIGDSSLTQHNKIDGDGIAVLNSGQIFIGGTGRGNMISNSDGSGINMLRAEYIYIDSNSIFAIKNHGIHIDSSDIIEINRNTIGPDSNLNQLKIVKDGIRMNDCQDVFVGSQNSTELANKIFYCQNGISVRGQSLRAYSYFNVFKNNELGGIELDDLVSYFNDGKYNDYMDLDSGSNQLQNTIDVEQAYAEGDSIVIKGHFNGAAFKLYKSEIYLTTAPPDSLKHTTQGLIPVEILNFETDEDGYAFIDTTFKNPLYAALISSYDFPTVIVHGENGTSSFSHLSYINPIIPFVDIEVIIDSVMSGVDEYGIVELYTKVKNIGIITALDVVIRDSVSNLQMKEASISNGIADVTDGAFIGLVSELQPGDSVIFVSKGKLMGVGEHTRIVSAFAEQNEPDTLNNSDTITFNVNPVKHNLSLNQGWNMISSYVEPTEAELEDIFAIIENFVVILKNNLGQIFFPSFGINDIGFWNALEGYQIYMSEAKTLEISGFKILPQSSPINLVAGWNMISYLRDSSMDIEAAFSTLNINDNLIIAKDNFGQVYFPIFGINTIGNLMPGQGYQLYLNQNTTLSYPDN